The Lactuca sativa cultivar Salinas chromosome 2, Lsat_Salinas_v11, whole genome shotgun sequence genome includes the window atggtttaaataattacaatcaaagaaactaataatattcatcaaataaattttaaaaattttaaatttttgaaaccaaattaaaataattaagaatttccaaatacattatatacatacattatattgttaaatttaaaaacaaaaacaatattatatgttttaaataattagaacaatagaaattaaaatcttaagtaaataaattttttaaaattaattaatcataagaacaactataaatatcattaaacaatatattatatttaattatattcatGGTTAACACCTAAGTAGAGCTCATTGAGAGAATTAGGAGAATATTAGATTtgtcatttaatttttttttaaaaacaactgAGATTATAGAATTTTTAAAGATATCTATATTATCATATAGTAAttcaaaacaaaacatatttatacAAATTTATTATATAATAGTTAATAACAACATCATTGATATATATACTTAAAAAGAAacatatattttataaatatatattttttaaatatattatagaATATAGAAATATTCGCTTAGTTATaatgtaaaataaaaaaataaaaaaataaaaaataaaaaaaaatactctaAAAATTGTGTCTACTACAACGAGccatttttgctataattaaaaagGCAAGCGAGTGGCATAACACGTGTAGGGCATAATGCAAGTCTATATACTCCAGTCCACTGCTCAACTGCCAAAACTTCTGCTTCAAGTTCAACCTAGTTGACATCGTCATTTTCCCCCAAAATTTTCATCCTCCCTCTTCTTCCCATCGCCGCCGCACCACCATGTACAAACCGAATATTCCGGTGATATCCCTACTAATTTTGTCCTTCGCGGCGGTTTTACTCCGATCACAGTCTATATATCCATCGAGGTACGACGGATTCGTGTATAAGAAACGCGCGGCGTCGACGGACACCGTCCTGATTGAGGCCTTCTACGATCCAGTTTGCCCCGATAGCAGAGATTCGTGGGCTCCACTCAAACAAGCCGTCGATCATTACGGCCCCACCGTCGTCTCTCTCATCGTTCACACTTTCCCTTTACCGTAAGTATTCCCACTCTCTTTTTCAATACTCAAGCTACTTTGTTCATTAATGGCGATTCATTTTTCCAGAGCAATAAGTCATAAGTTCAGAGCAGTTGTGCTTTAATCAACAGAAGCTTGTGAATCTGAAGTCGTGTTTTGTTCTGAATTTGTTGCTCTTGGCTCTGGAAAAAGGGCTAGATATATGATATGCTATTTGTTTATTTCTATTCGAATTTTAGTTataattttattcttttattggaGCTTGAAAACATTGCTAAAATAAACGTATTTTCAGTTAGAGTCCCTAAACTTATCGTTTGTTTACAAACATGTCACTTTTGcaattatttttgttatttcatatcaacaattactttatattttttagtttatatttattggtatatattttaaataatcaaaGTTAATGACTAGtcaataataatttaatattactataaatattataattaattttttttaaatggaaaataataaaataatactaaatattatatttattttaatttattgatGATTTAAATATTCGGTGGATGACCCGAGATgacataataataaaaaaatacacAACTTTGAAAACACGATACGAAAAAAAcgacaaaaaaaaaatacttgatgtgttataaaatgaaaaactgatgttatttttatatattttatcaaTTACGTTTAGATAAATATACATTAATTTGTTTAACaatatacaactttaaaatacttgatatgttataaaatgaaaaattgatgttatttttatatattttatcaaTTACGTTTAGATAAATATACATTAATTTGTTTAACAATATACAACTTTaaaattgttatttgattaaaaaataatataatcgaAGTTTGCAAGTCTTTTAAACTGCCAAAGATAGAATATAGGTGGCATTTGATTTTTTGTGATGTGGCATTTTAAATGAGTTTGCAAGCGGCTTTGAAAGGTCATATATTATTTGTTGTTGACGTGTGTAGCCACGTGGCATCCATGTGGCATTCAATATTTTGTTGAGTAAGTTatgtaaatatttttttgttgagGTGGGTACCCTCGTGGCATTCAATGTTTTATTTACTAACTAGAGCTGTGAAActtatgacttaatttaaaaaatatatatataaaaattaaaatatttaaaaactttgaatttataaaaaaaatataaaaaataataaattattataatggaaatactttttatcttttaaattttaaaaaaataaataaattaattaataagttttaattttataaattttgaaaattaaaaataagtttATTAGTGAAATTAAAAGTAATTAttctatatttattgtaattatttcaTTAAAATGTTGTGTGgaatttaatgaaataaaaaattaataaaataacatgtgaaaagaaattatttaaaataaccataaaatgacatttaacaAATTGAACTAGaatgtgaaaaaaatgaaaaaaaaaaagctttcatttattttattagAGAGGATTACAAAAATCCAAGAAATTTATGTGCCATTCGAGTAAACTATAGAAATGAATCGTGTGGTAGTATACCAACTTTGTCAATTTTGTTTAGTATTGATCTTGATTCATTCCATagctattatttttttattttctttataactatattttaatttatattaatattaaattgttattattataataattacttttgaatttataaaaaaacaattaaaccctattgaaaaatgaaaaccaCCTCTCAGCATGGCCTAGTTGTTTGTACATATGTTAGTTTTGAATTTTGATTGCAATAGTACAACATTTAATGCATAGAGTACATGGGTGATACGTCTATTAAAGTAGCACGTACAACATGGGTGAGCTCACTTTTCACTTTTGAAGAACCAAGTTGCCAACTTTCTTTTAAAAATCTGTTGATAACCATGAAAAGCAAAAGAAAGCTCCCACATTAGAGGAACAAATATTACATATAGTACAACATATGATGCGTCTTTTTAAAGTAAATGGatatgatttatatttttttaaagtaaatGGATTTTGGTGGGATATAAAGTAGTTTTCTTGATTTGAAGTTTTGGGCCTCTTTTTGTCTTTGATTTATGAATGGAAGCGACTTTACTAACTCTAGATCTCCAATGCCAAACAGCACTACAGCACATACTATTACaatcaaaattatatatttaaaaaaaaaatccgttCCTTTGGATAACTTAGATCAAACGAGagctttttctttaaaaaaaaaaaaaactttaaattgaAATTTTCATTATGGAATTTAAAGTTAAAAAACTTATTTTATCTGGCACACTatgagagtttttttttttttttttcaatttgctTATTTATGGGACGTattaattttgttttaatcattttaTTGTTGTTTGTATAAGTGTTTATTTTTAACATTTGTTCGAAACCATATGGGACCCACCAAATCATTGGAAAAACTTACGGTCAAAATTTGTTAATTGACAAgctcttttaaaaaaaatggtttgaACAACTAATcgaatagtgttttttttttttttttttttttttttttttttttttttttcaaaaactccTAAAAATCTCTTGTTATGGATGCTTTTAAAAGTGTTGAGCTCAAATTTTGAGGTAATGCAATAAACACAACTTAGCATAAAAAGTCGGGAAAAAGTGGTTTTCCttttttaattaactattaacaAATTTGTCcgtatttaatttttttcttaatgTGTCATCATTTTGTctaatattttttaaacattatgTATCCAACATCACTTTATCTATACATTACATGATactagaaaaaaataaaataaataaataatatgtaaTCTAGCATCATTGTGAATAAACTCGTAATGGTTTTCGAAGTTATGTTTTGcggtttatcatttttttttaatgtttttctaCAGATACCACGATAATGCTTTCATTACTTCTAGAGTGTTGCATATTGTCAACGACTTAAATTCTTCGGCTACATACCCTCTGTTGGAGGCATTCTTTAAGTATCAGGTTACAACTCTTGACTCAAAATCAATCATTTACCATATATGCTAAAgttgttactttttttttttttttgcttttgtttATTTGCAAAATATAGAAAAATATTACAAACTTTCACCGTTTTATTTGATTTACTCAATCAGTTGTGATTAGACCCTTGTATTTTATTaacattttagaaaaaaaaaacatttttgcaTTTTACCTAGTTTTGAAAAAGGGataaatacataaaaacacaAAAGTATTTTCACTATTTTATCGATTTAGCCAACGAAATATTATTATAATAACCAGAGattgtaattttgtttttttaagcTCGGTAGCTTAGTAAATTATTTTTTCTAATGAGTCAAAAATAGTATAATGGTTTATGTACTGTAGAAAATAGTCAACCAACTAAATCGACAAAATAATGAAAGTACAAGtgtttttttatatctttttgtttatttgtttcaATAATTCATCCCAATTTTTAATCATGGTTATACTTTTGTAAGCTGATCATGTGTTTATTGACATATAAACAGAACCAATTTTACAATGCAAAAACTAATAACATATCTCGAGCAGCTGCTCTCGATAAAGTTATAGGATTTGCATCAAGAACACTTGGAAACTCCATCCAATCTGCCATTAGGTCAGGATTCAGTGACACAAAAACCAGTACCAAAACAAGGGTTTCATTCAAGGTAATTCAACTAACCCAGCTTCATGAGTTGTACATTGTGCATAAAATGTAGTAACACAACTAGCTTAAGAAATACATAGCAAacatttcaaagaaaaaaaaagttaagcTACTATTTTTTTGGGAGAGATGGGTTGGGGCTGTCCGAGTGTCCGGGACAGCCCCATGCAGGGACCCCCAAGGCCGTTTAAAACATATTTTGGGTCCAGGACAAGAGAAAAAAATGGACTATTAAAATACACATATGTTATCAGGTTTTTTGTAACAAATcaattattaaaagaaatttatttttactatcttctaaatataacaattttcataaaaaaaattaggcCCTTTTAAAAAATGGGTCCTGAACGGTCGCCCCTATCGCCCACCCTTTGAGACGGGCCTAGGGACAACCCAATGCAGGTTTCCACACTGCAGAGTTTGGGGTTGTCCCTGTAGGTGGTTGAGAATTCTTACTTAAGAATTCTCTGTCTCATGCAAGGACAACCTCATACAGGTTTCCACACCGTAGAGTTTGGGGTTGTCCCTAGGTGGTGTCGAGAATTCTTATTTAAgaattctttcttctttttacagTATGGATGTATGAGAGGGGTGTATGGCACGCCATTCTTTTTTGTTAATGGGTTTTTGGTACCCGTTACTGATGATGATATGATCGACTATAATGGATGGAGAAAAATCATTGATCCACTAACTACCAAACAAGGGAAGAATGAGTATCCTTTGACAATCTTCTGATTTGGGGAGTTTTTTACTTTCCTTTTATGTGTTTTTCGTTTGTAACAATGTTCATATGTGGGATTTCGGGAGTTGTTATATATTTTGAATAAAACATGAATAATGTATGAACGTTTCAAATCGAAAGGAATGTAATTTGTGAATTTTATCAATAATTGTGTTCTGTTATGAGTTATTTATTGCATGGGTGATCGATTTTATACGCAAACATTTTTTTGCACGTCTTTTCGGTCATTAATTATAACGTATGAAGAATAGAGAAAATTAGGCATGTGGGGTTTTCCATTTTTGTCCGTTTAAGTACACTTGATTATACAAATAATTGTCCGTTTGTTACTAATTTTAGTACGCAAGAATTTATTGATGTATTGAAGTTTACCGACTAATATTGAAAATGCACGCGTTCATGTACCTGTACCCCATGAAGATATGCATGGGCCCGGGTTTTGAGTTTCAAGCAACCCTAGGCcgatacaaggaggatttggggCTCTGAGAATATAGAAAATATaaagtttgtaatttttttttaagtaAAGGAGGTAAGCATCTTTGGAAAATgttattaataaaaagtaataatacAATAGCACGTTAAGGCTCCCCAACTATGGAAAGGAAAAGCCCATAAGACTATTTCTTTTTTATCTACGAGCGTTTTTAGAAGCAAAACAATTAATAATGGTATCAATGTGAATATTGTCCatcatatctttttttttttcgatgCATAACATGGTTGTTAAGTTGTTTGGTTACGAGGCATGTCTTACTTGTTTCTTCATactttatgtatcaagtattagaTGAAAGAGTAAACAGCACAATGTCGTGGTTTGGCGTTGTACTCAGCAGTAGAGGCTTCCTTCTATGCTTTTGTGGCTTCACGAGCTCAATCGTGGGTGTTATAAGACCACATCTTACGAGATAGTGACATATGTGGTATGGATTCAGATTATGTTTGTGTTTtggtttgtctttgtgatacgtGTAACGTCTAgttcctggtacgcatttaattataatttattcacttttgtgAAACTATGTTggatcaaaatatggtttatactttacttttctgggcaattgtatttttctgtaatatttatgaatttatggtctagtttatggctgagtttacggccgtaaactcatttacggcccatgtgttatccggcccatattctaagtataaatagaggtgttagggtgggGAGTAAAAattgatgaaccctaaggagtttacggccagagaggagAGAAACGggagcttttatgtgtgtgtgaatctcttgtatccgaaTCATAATTTAtatcaatacattgagattcttcttcttcttctcttttattttatctgacatcatctgtttgattgggattccgcaccatcaaacggatctaattgatacacaggcaaattagggacttacaattggtatcagagccaagttgtatcagtcaattttgttagatttggggcattatttgatcttattttcaaaatatttttgcgtttttggatagatctcgcaaaaataaggggggtttgttcttcgtgtttttcataaaaaaaaaagtttttgatcgagttttggagcaaaaaagtcgaaaaatcggtgttttttgcGAGGAGTTTGGTGCCGGCGGCTAGGACGGTCCGAGCTTGCGGCGTTGGACACGGTCTCGGTCTTCACCTCGCACCTCGGTCCTCGTCCTCGCTTCCAGGGAGCTTCGCAGTAGCAGCACCCTTCGCATAAAAAAATAGCAAGCGAAGGTGGAGTTGCCAAGGATCGAACCCTGGTCTCCTCCTTACTAGTCCGCGCATCTCACCAAGTATTCTACGCTACATCTTGCTTTATCACTTCCGATTTTAATTCATAAAGACTCCTTTTCACAACAAGTTTCGCCAATTTGACCcttttaacccaaaaactaaatttcttttatttttaaattcctttttcatccaaaatataaaaaaaattaaaaaaaaaattaaaaaaataataaataataataataataataaaataataaaaattatatatttattttttacttttattttttaacttttgaccttaaattttgactttgactttcaagtttgacctttgactttaaactttgactttttcgtttaacttttaaattttcaaatttaacttttcggtttgacttttatgtttgacttttcaagtttgacttttgagtttaactttttaaatttgacttttaaggttgacttttataatcaaagggtttgacttttaagtttgattttggcttctagttgtgctttttaattgattttaaggtctacgagggagttgaaaacatgaaagatagTCGTCAGGATatcttaagacaaaatttcaacatgttcgattatatccctggagaaaccctagaagctcagttgcggcgatttaccacactcactactgagatgaatattgttgggatctttttgaccaaatctgagataaacaaaaaaatattgaattcacttccgaaatcgtgggatatgaacgtggctatcatcaagaagacaaaagatctcaatcatcttagtcttgctgatgtaattcaagagcTTGAtattttgaagtgtagagaaacaatgagttctgaaaacattccggtcactgaaattacatgtactccagcttgtgaagccacgattaaatttcttcgagaacaaattgatttatttaaaagagaagttgatgacctgagatatgaaggatatcaactcaggaaaggacagaaacccctgaaggctgaattagaagcaaaaaccaaggactttaggaagcttcagaaagagtatagcaacaagtgtgaaaattatgattatattaagagacaacttgctgctgtaactgaagaacttgacgctttaaaaattaagtgtgaaaaaactgatgtcagtttcaaaaattataatgcatcaagtaagacagtcgagtccttatatgaaacccaattaaaattcaaagaaaataaaaacaagggtctagggtatgataatgtacctcctccttataatcataactacacatccatccctatgacacaggaagaaactgacagggaggcacatc containing:
- the LOC111905948 gene encoding uncharacterized protein LOC111905948; this translates as MYKPNIPVISLLILSFAAVLLRSQSIYPSRYDGFVYKKRAASTDTVLIEAFYDPVCPDSRDSWAPLKQAVDHYGPTVVSLIVHTFPLPYHDNAFITSRVLHIVNDLNSSATYPLLEAFFKYQNQFYNAKTNNISRAAALDKVIGFASRTLGNSIQSAIRSGFSDTKTSTKTRVSFKYGCMRGVYGTPFFFVNGFLVPVTDDDMIDYNGWRKIIDPLTTKQGKNEYPLTIF